A segment of the Camelus bactrianus isolate YW-2024 breed Bactrian camel chromosome 22, ASM4877302v1, whole genome shotgun sequence genome:
AATaagcaattatatatatatgtatatatattatatgcatttttttttaatttggtgctATATAGGTTTGGGGGCCTGCTTTTCTAACTGAAGCAGTAGGGTACCTGAAGTTTTTGTCAAGAGCAGAGAGAAGTATGTGTCATATGTGTGCTGTTTGCTTCTGTATAATTTGACCTGTTTGTAAATTGAGTCATTACTTAAGAACAATCACTTCTAGTAGATTATAAGGTGCAACTGGTCGTGATAGCCCCTTAGATGTAACTCatttaccaaagggggaaaaaaatcttctgaAGCTCTTCTGAGGAATTATAATACTGAAGGTGAGAAGATGGtttttttcttagtctattttagaacaaaaacttttttttgaatgATTATCAGGAAGAGTGAAATGTCTTTTATTCAAGAACTTGAAGCATATCTGTACTCTACCAGTGCACATGCCCATTTTAGAATTTTGTTCCTTAAGATAATCCACTaacattttgaacattttcagcatttgatttctctttctgctagagAACAATTAAATCCTAGTTTGGCACAGGATCCCTTTGAGCTAAAATCTGCATGGGGCCAATAGCAATTAAACAGCTCTTTAAAGCTCCCCTGCTCCTTAACAACACTTAACAAGGTACCGAACTTTTGTAACAGCTTGTTGGAAGTCAACAGTCGGCCCTTGTGGCTAGGTATCTTCTGTTTAATCATCTAAAAAGATGATCAGACAAGTGCATTTCTTTTGCATACCTAATCTACCTGGTAAGAAAGATAATTTCTTGGTAGCACTCTGCTTGTAGTGGTTCTGGATATTTTTGTTACTTATGGGGACCTAATGGAAGTCATGGCTGCTCTGTTAGGCTCAGGTGAGAAACAGAATAGGAGCTATTATTTTTGGAAGGCCGCATAAACAGATGAGAGATCTAGGAAATGCTCAAAGTCTAGGAAAGATAATCAAagtacttatttatatttatggaaaatgaaaatgtgttttgttCTTTAAATGCATTTTGATCCTTTTCTTTTTGGCCTTGGCAGTGGAgagttttatttctcaaaagataGAGAAATATTTAGGTTATATGGAGGAAGTGGGCAGCTTATGCACTGGTGACCTACTTTTACCTTGGCCCTTGGCTAGAAGCAGCAAAGCTTTAGATACAGATATTTGCCCAATTTCTTTGGAACCTGGTATTTTTCTTACCTCATGGAACTGTTAGTGGCCCATGGTTGTACTTAACCTTGTACTTTCATTGCAAATCAGTAAAGTTTAAGCTCCATGCCCCCTTCCTCTGTCATTTTGTTTAGTGACAAAATAACAAGCATAAGTTTTGTTTTAATGCCCTGAAAGTATTTGCTTTAATGCACTAAAAGTTAGACCACCTGCTAAATGAAAGGAATGGATCATAATTAAGGACATGTGTCTTCTGTGTTCTTGTTGTCTCCTTCATACATTTTGaatgatgatttttttctctggCATAAGGTGAgagaattctttttatttattttttggtggggggaggtaattaggcttacttacgTATTTAttgttagaggaggtactggggattgaacccaggacctcatgcatgctaagcaggtgctctgccacttgagctatacctccgcCTTCTCTGGCATAACGAAATGAATTTCAGAACTCTGCTGAGTTGAAAGGATCTCTGTGCAAAAGAAGACACCTATAATGTTCTGGTTTGTCTATTATGGTTAGTAAGAAATTCATGTTCTGCTGTATAGCATCTCTAGTTACCCTTCCTTTAAGAGCAGACAGCAAAAGACAGCAGACATGGGCGAGATGTGACATGAGTGTTGAATGTCCTATCATTAATTTTAGGAGTGTGTTACTTAAGGTGACTTCCGTTGCTAGCCACCCAACAAGACTGAAAAAATTTAGTTTCTTCAGCATCTTAGTTTATACAAGTCTGTGGTGACAAAAGCATAGCAAAAGCTGCCTTCACGTCCCAAATTATTGTCTTAagtaatttcactttaaaaaaatgtgtcttttttaagATTGTCTTTAATGTAGATCTGGATCTGCAACTTGGGTgtcaaatacaaaaacaaattagCTATTTCTCCAGAAGAAGACAATGAGAGTTATTCCTTCCTCATAGTCAGTATAATTTACTAATTACAGTAGATGTAAATTCTGAAATAGAAACATGTATAGAATCCTTTCTCACTGAATGGTTTGCTGTCGGTTTCTAATGGTACAGACATATCAAATAGGTAAAATAGGGGTATGTAAGAAACAAAGTAGAACCTTAGCGGGAACTAATTTTCCTTGGCAACTTACACATAAAAAACTTAAATACATGTTGTTAGGCATTTTGTAACCTGTGTATcttaagttttaattatttttgagtCTCTATCGTAATGATTAAGATCTCAGAGAATTGACTTAAGGAAACGGATTCGAGAGGTTAATGGCTTATCCAAAGTCAGTATAGCCCACTTAGCATCAAGTCCCAAACCCAGGTGATGCTCCCTGTCCAAGTGTGCCTGTCCCCAAATAGACTTACTTCAGCATTATCAACAGCTAATTTTATTAACCAGATACACCAAAGAAGCCTAGTAAGTTTAATGAACAAAGAAGAAGTTCTTTTTAAGGAGGTACTTTTCCCTTGGGTTACTTGAAATGATTATAGGctaattttattacatgaaaagccttttagaaacattttcaaatCCTAGGTAATGACCTATTATGAAAACTGAATTGGTCCAAATTTCTCCTAATCCCCTGGGGCACaggataaatatttaataaatgaaaaggaatgcCTGCCAGGCCAGGAATTAAAAGACCCTGGTCCAGCTCCAAGCATCCTAGGTTATGGGTTTTTAGAAAATACACAGAATAGCCCTTTGAAGGGAAAAGGGTGAATTGCACATAGCAGATGTGTCTTATGTCTTACCTATTATTGACTGAATGCATGATTCGGGGTAACTTTGTGGCTGATTAACTAGTTCCTAATTGGCATTTCCAAAATCAAGATGTGtattttttactatttattttttatccacaGCTTTCCCATGGTTTGGCATGGACATTGGGGGAACTTTAGTGAAGCTCTCATACTTTGAACCTATTGATATCACAGCAGAGGAAGAACAAGAAGAAGTTGAGAGCTTAAAAAGTATCCGGAAATATTTGACTTCTAATGTAGCATATGGATCCACTGGTATTCGGGATGTACACCTTGAACTGAAGGATTTAACACTTTTTGGCCGGAGAGGGAACTTGCACTTTATCAGATTTCCAACCCAGGACCTGCCTACTTTTATCCAAATGGGAAGAGATAAAAACTTCTCAACATTACACACGGTGCTATGTGCTACAGGAGGTGGTGCTTACAAGTTTGAAAAAGATTTTCGCACAGTAGGTACCTCACTTCAAAGCCTGAAAGGGATGccctttctcttcagtttttaaaacatgagGCTAGGTTTCTGTCTGTCAGAATGTTCAGAGATGACGCAGAGAGGGGATAGTTTGTTTGGCACAACTGCCCTGCCCACTGCAGATGTCCGGCCCCCTAAGTCCCTGCCCACTAAATGTCAGTTTGGTTCTCCCCGCCTCTCCACctttttgaaaactaaaatgtACATGCAGATTTCAAAAACGCCTCCAGAGGCAGTATCACTAccactgagaaccactggactGAATGAAGTCCCTAAGAGATTTTTGACacaaaagaaacaagtgaaaatgcAGTGGGTAGTAGATGATTTTGAAGTTCTATAAAGTACATGAAAATTGTACAGGACAATTGAGTCAAGTATTTTAAATGCTGTCCTTTGTTCACTTTATAAAACTCCTTTTGGTGTTTTTGTTACAGATTGGAAACCTCCACCTGCACAAACTGGATGAACTTGACTGCCTTGTAAAGGGCTTGCTGTATATAGATTCTGTCAGTTTCAATGGACAAGCAGAGTGCTATTATTTTGCTAATGCCTCAGAACCTGAGAGATGCCAAAAGATGCCTTTTAACCTGGACGATCCCTATCCACTGCTGGTAGTGAACATTGGCTCAGGAGTCAGTATTTTAGCAGTCCATTCCAAAGACAACTATAAACGAGTAACTGGGACAAGGTAGTGCCTTTTGTTCTTACTGCAGCATTTATACTGTTTGATACACAGCAATTGTGAAATTATCATATTAATGCTAGCTTTGGGAAAATAATGTGTATTGGGCAGCAGCTAAAAATGTTGATGTATTAAGTTAAAGTGTTGCAGATATTGTTTTATAAGGCATGTGTTGAAGACTCAAACTAAAATCATCAAATGTTTATATTTGGCATCAAAATTTCCATAATGATAGTGATTTTTTAATCTGGAAAGATTCcagtaatgtttttattttccagagcattttcctcacttttatataaacatttttaagccTAAACCTTACCACATGcttatttgattcatatttaAGTGGAGTGTTGGGCAACGTTGTAAATAATTCTTATAGAATGAATTTAATGTGAGCTCTTTTCTGTATTATTACCTGGAAAATgtgaaatgacatttttaaattttcattatgaTTCTGATAGGTTCTTTGTCAACTTTTAAGGAAGCTGGAGACTCCGGTTTATTGACTTGAGAAAGAAGGATTTTAGGATACTTTAGTttgatttgtgaaaaaaaaaatcccattttaatTTTAGTGCAGTACTGCTATTTCAATGATACTTAAATTTAATTAGTATTTGATTTCTGTAGTGGCTAAAAATCTACCTCCATTGTAACTCTATGCCAAAGAATTACAAGGAAGTTTATACCTACTTCAGTCAATtcaaaaagacagaaattcaGTCTGTTAACTAAATTCCGCTAGTGATTCAGGAATAGAACCTGTTAGAAATTTAGGTGAGACTAGGGAGCAAAGGTTATGGTCTTAGGGATTAGAGAGACATAATTTTATCTTGCGAGCATATCCAAAAGAATAGAGCCATGTAAATTTCTGTCTTTAACATGATGACCAGCCTGACATAGATTTCCTCCGTGTATTCATTTCTGAGTCATGTGAGTGTTCATGCATCACACTGAAAAGGCCAAGCAAACAGGCCTTTTGCAAAAGTAGTTTGTGGAAACCCCTTAGAATTacaatttttctcctgttaattcaTATGGAACTAACTTCTAACACTCCCTTTTCATGCATACAGAGACATTTGTTTTTAGCAATTGCAAAGTGTGTGGTGTCAGGTGAAGATACTAGAAGATAGAAAAGATCTCCTGTGTGATGTTTCcacacaagattttttttcctttggtttattCTTTGACAAGTTTAGTTTTGCTATATATTTTTGTTAGGTTTAGCAGTGTTTTCTGTCCGTgtgtttactgaataaatgagtgCTCTGTTCTTTTACTGTGAAGAAACAATACAGTGTGTAAGTGCAACTTACCaagtgtctttattttctttagccTTGGAGGGGGTACTTTTCTGGGTTTATGTAGTTTATTGACTGGCTGTGAGAGTTTTGAAGAGGCTCTTGAAATGGCATCCAAAGGTGACAGCACGCAAGCTGACAAGCTGGTCCGTGATATTTACGGAGGCGATTATGAAAGATTTGGTCTGCCTGGCTGGGCTGTAGCATCTAGGTAAGTTTAACGTTTATGTTGTAATTAAGGTTTCTTGTTTAGTTTTTAGAAAGCGATATATCAGGAAGTCGTAAGGGGGCTTCCTCTTACCAGTTTAGTTCTAAGTTTTGAATATtcacatagttttaaaattaaatgtacattAAGAAGTCTCCCTTAAATGCActataagaaattattttattaattcttgAGTATCCTCCCAGTGTTTCTCTATGCAGATACATCTCTTCATCCTCCCCTTATAGAAGGTAACTTTTAAAAGGTAACATTTATATACCATTATACAGCATATTATATACAGTTGGCTCTCCTTGTCCTTGGTTCTGTATCCGCGGAGTCAGCCAACCTCagatggaatatatatatatatatatatataaaaaaaaaagataatttcagaaagttccaaaaagcaaaacttgaatttgctgcctACAGGCAACTATTTGCAtggtatttacattgtattaagtgttataagtaatctagagatgatttaaactATATGCATAGGTTATGTGCAAATCCTCCGttgttttatataagggacttgagcatctacaGATACTAGCATCCGAGGAAGAGCTTGGAACCAGTCCCCCGTGGATGAGAGGGGTGGCTGTATCGTCCACCACAGCAGTGTAGCCTAGCCTGTTTGcctgcctctttctttccctcctttcctccctccttcatcctttccctttctccctccttcccctccatcctcctcccttcccttcttcttccctcccttccttgttAACAGCTTCATGGTATTTCACTGTGTGAATGTATCATAGTTTGATGGGTGTTTGGGTTTTTCCAGGATGTGCAGTTCATTGAGTCAGTAAGTCACCTTGTCCATGTATATACCTTCTTTTGTATATGCGTAGATTTATCTGTAGGCTGTATTCCCAAAATGTATGAAATGTTGCTTGTCATCAGCagatttgattttgtttatcaCTTCTCTGCAGTTTTGGGAATATGATTTATAAGGAGAAACGAGAATCTGTCAGTAAAGAAGATCTAGCGAGAGCTACTTTAGTTACTATCACCAATAACATTGGTTCTGTGGCACGGATGTGTGCTGTTAATGAGGtaagaaaattttttaatcacGTGAAACATGTGAGTTGGAGTTTCATTACATAGGCTTCTACGCAGGCTTCCTCATGTTCCTTAAGGAGGCCTCTAGGATTGAGCTCTCTGAATCCGTTAAATCCCAAGACTCATTAGTACGTATGTTACCTACCTAGTTGTTACACTGCCTTTAAGGAAAGTAGCAGATAATTCAAACTGGAAATAGGACAAATAGATAACTTATATTTCATGTTTATTCAGAGATCTTTTCAGAAGTACACAACCTAAATACCttgaaattatgaaagaaaattctttctAAACAGTAAGCCAGTTTGAGGTAACAGGTGATCGGAGGTGGGAGGGCTTTTTGGTGTTAATGTAGCATTTGGTTAGTGGAGTACTTGGAAGCTTGCTCACTGCCCTCGGCTTCTTTACAGTGCTGCCTTGTTGCAAATGGATCAAGCAGCATTGTACAGGGCTATGAAGGCATTGAGACCTGTTCTTCACGTGACATTTGAATGATACGTTCTTATAAAAAGCATGTACTGCTAGATTTACCTCATAGTcaggttatttttatttgaagaagACTATGTATATAATTCTGCCTTCTTGTGATAGATGTATTTGCCCATTTAACTTTTATAAATATCAAATACTTTAAATGAGTTGGGAATTTTGCTTTTTTGAAGGAATCgttcatttgttcatccattcatttattcattgaaataaatattttacagagTATCATGTGCCAGGCGTTATTCTAGGCACTTCTGAGATACATTCGTGGAGAAAACAGAGATCCCTGACTTTGTGGCGCTTGTGGCCATTCTAGTGACGtagtaaatgaatataaatagTTTAGTAAGTATTAGGtgataaaatgctattttttttagaaaagggaATTAAACAAGATAAAGAGAATTGAGTGTAGATCAGATAGTGGCAAAGGACAAATACTGAGTAATTGGGTAGTTAAAGAAGGCTTGATTGAAAATGTGACCCTTATTCAAAGATTTGAAGGCAGTGAGAGAATCATGGATGCAGGAGTTTGGGGAAAGGGAGGCTCTAGCAGAGAGAACAACTGTGTAAAGACTCAGATTAATCTGCTGAATTAGTCTAAATTTAAATCCAGAATTCTGTTTCTTGAGTTAGTAACAGTGGAGTAAGTTGGCTGAGGGAGCCACTAGCAGGCCTTTTAACCTAGGTTTGGGAAATATTTCACTTTAGGAGTTGACAGTCATCTGGGACCTTTTTTTATTAGCCCTCTAGGTCCAGATTTTCACTGGCCAACTGACATTTAACAGTAATTAAGGCCATAGTTTATACTATTCAAACTCAGTGTGCAAAAGCGTATActcaaaaatacatacattattGTGAGAGTAGAAGGAGGTTTTCTGGAGATTCAAACATCAGTTCTTTATTTGTGATTTCCTAACCTTAGAGGCATCTGAGGAACCAGAGCGATGAGTAGAACTTAACAGGGAGTGATTTGATGGCTTCGGCTGGGGACAGAGGCTGCTGGAAGCCTGGGGCTGGATACCTGGCATACCTGGCAGTGTGGCTCTCCAACCCTGTGGATCCAGTCCACGGGTTGCGAGTCATTGCTGAGCATAAACTGCAACGCGCTGGCCAAGTTTACAGCTTTTTTAAGCcctaaacacatttaaaatacttttccttGGTGTGTCTCCTTTTGTCTCATCAGTAATGTTTCTCCAAATTACCTTGCTGAATGTATTGGTCATTTTCAAAAACAAGCCTTGTCTATCATCATTTAACTAGGGTCTTTccagaacttttcttttttaaactagactttattttttagagcagttttagcttcacagcaaaattgagtgggaAGTACAGGGTTCACATACACCCCAGCCCCACAGAAGCACAGCCTCCCCTGCTGTTACTGTCCAGTGCTAGTTTGGTACATTTGTTAACAGTCGGTGAGCCTACATTGACATCCTCACCCTGTCCACAGTTTCCGTTTGGGCCCCCTCTTCGTGTACcctctatgggctttgacaattACAGTGACATGTAGACTAGCTTTTAAATATTCGGGATTATGGAGGCACATAGCAGGAATGCAGTAGGCACTAACAAAAGGTAGTCGTCGTTTACATTTGTAAGTAGAGATTTTCTAAACTGTACTGTGTTGTAAAATCTTGGTAATgcttttttcaaatcattttcattgttcttttcttttagaaaataaacagaGTTGTCTTTGTTGGAAACTTTCTACGTGTCAATACTCTTTCAATGAAACTTTTGGCATATGCACTGGATTACTGGTCAAAAGGTCAACTGAAAGCGTTGTTTCTAGAGCATGAGGTATGATGCAGAAATACTGTTTTGTGAATTTTAATAGCATGCTTTTTTTATGCAGGTTTCATATGTTGTTTCTGGCCCAGTACTTACAAGTAAAGTATAAAACTGCATCTTACCTGAATGGTGTGTGGATTCCCTCTCTTCCCTTTGGGTTGGGGTCGGGGTTTCTGTAACCTGGCGGGCATCCCAGTGAGATGAGAGCTTCACAGGTCTGACTAAGAGAGCAGTAGCAGGTCTGAGCTCCTGAAATACCGGGGCTGCTTGTGTCTTCAGTGGATTTGTTTGttcaattgttttcttttgtttgttttttctccccTGAGAGAGGTTATTctgcaagattttttttcctatttattcacTCTATCCAGTTAAATTCTGTTCTGAGCAAATACCAGTTCACGTAATGTTTTGGATTCAGTAAGTTTCCCTGGAATTATTTTGCTTCTGGTCAAATGGATATTTTACTAATAAGCATTTCAGTAACACAGATCCTGAGTATTTGTTCTGCTCTTAGAAGCTTCCGTGTGTCATTGTCACTGCTGTCACTATACAGGTCAGAATGTGTACCTCGTGCAGCTCCCTCTGGCATGCTGAGTGCTGTGGGAGTGGCAGGCAGAGCCAAAGGCATTTTCTTGAGGAAAAGGGAGGGGAACACAGAATTGCAGTAATCGTCCTGGAAGCTTTAGTGTCTAAAGGCCAacactttataaaaatatgtatttcaaaagTGTATATATTgagaatatagttttaaaaaattttttacagtTGCTGACAACACAGAGATTGGTAGATTTCTGAATAGGTGTTCTTTAAATAGACTGCACACAAATACACGCTCTTAATAGTGTTAATATTACATGCTAATTTCAAAGCTGCGCTACATGAGTAATTGTCTTTGAATCACACAGGGCTATTTTGGAGCAGTTGGTGCACTCCTTGGGCTGCCAAATTTCAGCTAAAGCATCAGGTTTCTCTCTGCTAATAAATGTCATCGAAGAGGAGCTGAAAACCAGAGGCATTATTACTGCATTATTTGTCACTGGGAACCAAAGGATGAGAGAGTGGCACTATGCCTGTTGATCTGTAAAGGTCAAGATGGTGAGCTGCTACTGTCGCTGTATTAAAAAGGGAGCTCCGGTAACGTAAGGTGTTTCTGGTGGAAATGCTTTCCCTTTTGTATATAGCCAGTGTTAAATCCTTAAATGCAGCACAGCCTCTGATTGTGGAGCTTCCTCTCAAaaagattttctatttattttatgtagCCAACGTTGCAGTACTGTATGTTCAAACGTGAATCTTAAAAGTCTCAGAAATGCTTATTAGCTCATGAAAATAATTGATTCTGAGTATTTGTTACAAGTCTGTTCTTTGTATGTCTTGGTTACTAGTAAGTGGACAGTAACATACTCTGTATCAAAGCTTAGGGAAATGGCAATCAAAGAtgatttttatgtgatttttagaATTGTTAAGGCAATATTACTTATTCATTATTGTTTTCTAGACATATCTTCTCCCCAAAAGCATGCTCATGTGATCTTTCCCCAGAAGTATAACCTTTTTCAAATGCCATAATTGAATTGAAATACTGTTGTTAAACATTagcctgaattttaaaatgaatccTAGAAAATGCACATGATTGGCGATACAGCACTTTTTGTGTTTTGAGTTAATCAGTACGtttaaaaatgttgaataatTGGAGGCTTACTTATGTATTTGGAAATCCGTTCAGTGAAGTCCCAGGGCAGGGCCATTCTAATGGAATATGTTCATATTGATAGGGTTTTGTGCTCTTTCTGTGCCGCATTTATCTTAGCCCCAAACTTAGCAGTTTCTGTTTAATTAGGTCTGAACCACCAAGCTAAAGACTTTCTTCTGTTATGAACAGCAAcaaaatcatttattctaaacGGATGTTACGGAAATCCAAAAGATGAGTTGTTTTGAAGCGGGGGGAGTCTGAGGCAGTCCTGCAGAATCATAAGAGGATCAGTGTTGCGTACATTCTGGTAATAAAAGCATTATAGttacaaaatttataaattcttttgCCTTGgaatttattctctattttgaaGTCATTTTTTATAATCAtacattttttcagaattttcctttGGCAGTAACATTTTGGAGGTCCAGTAGTGCTGCGAAGTTTTTCAAGACTATTAGCAGTTTAGGAAGTTCAAAGACTTGGGAAAAAATATTCACCTCCTTAAATTACCAGTAAATCTGGATGTGCTTTGAAGAGCTTGAAACTTGTTTACATTACAGGAAGAAGGAAGTATTATGATGTGTTTTTACAGAACACAGTTTTGCTCCAGAGAGAATAATTTTTAGTTGACTCTTAAGAGGTGCTTGAAAGAGACATTTCTCCTTATAGTTTTCAAATTTTGTGCTCAAATACttaaaatttggttttctttatctATAGACTTGAACATATAAATAATAAGAGTGAATATTTAGAGGGAAAAGCCTGTGAAGGTAATTTTTTAGAATTTAGAATCTTTGGAGCGTTGAATTCATGTCAGTCAGCGGTCATTTTGAAAACCTGCAGTGACTAAACATTTCTACTTTAATGTTTCCATTTTAGTGACTAGTTATTTCAGCCAAAAGCCatctgtttaatttattttagagTCTGATGATTTGGGCATCTGTACAAAAAAGTTTTAGTTTAAATGAGAAACTTCACGTTTTATACTTGTGGCAGACTGTACATTGGCAGTTAGACACGTGGGGCCGtctttaagaaagaaatggaaaggtcaAGGTATATATGAGTTAGTTTGATCAATACTTTCGTTAATTTGGAACTGTGAtgcatcctttttctcttttgaaactgaagttaccTGCTAAAATGCACATGAAGTGAACAGCTGTCTCACCACTGTTGCGCTTGGCTTTTCTCTTGTAGAATCTAGACTTGCTGGAGTAATCCTAAAAAGCATTTCTAATAATTGTACAGAATTGTGATGAAGGCCACCAGTTTTTTATTATGACCTCAGGAAAACGCTTGTAAGCATACAGTGGTGGTAAATAGTTTCGGTTCTAATCCCAGTCAACCTAATGCCTCAAGGCTCTTATGTTCTTGAACAGTGCTAATAGAAATGTGAGCCACCTGTAATTTTGCATTTTCTAGTAGGCACATTTAGAAAGCAAAAATTACTAAATTACGTATTTCTGTTTAACCCAGTATGTCAGATACGTTATTTCAACATAGAATCGCTATAAAAAGGTATTTGGGaggttttttgaggggagggggggCCTAGTCTTCAAAGCCAGCGTTATATTTAACACTTACAGCACAACTCAACTCAGACTAACCACATTGCACGTTCTCAGTAGCCACGTTTGGGTAGTGGTTCCTGTGTTAGTGCAGGTTCTGGAACTAGCCCTTCAAGATGAACACTATCATGTATTCACTAAAACTTCATTAATACgggctttttaaagaatgttagaGAGGGGACCATATGGgaaccttatttt
Coding sequences within it:
- the PANK3 gene encoding pantothenate kinase 3; the protein is MKIKDAKKPSFPWFGMDIGGTLVKLSYFEPIDITAEEEQEEVESLKSIRKYLTSNVAYGSTGIRDVHLELKDLTLFGRRGNLHFIRFPTQDLPTFIQMGRDKNFSTLHTVLCATGGGAYKFEKDFRTIGNLHLHKLDELDCLVKGLLYIDSVSFNGQAECYYFANASEPERCQKMPFNLDDPYPLLVVNIGSGVSILAVHSKDNYKRVTGTSLGGGTFLGLCSLLTGCESFEEALEMASKGDSTQADKLVRDIYGGDYERFGLPGWAVASSFGNMIYKEKRESVSKEDLARATLVTITNNIGSVARMCAVNEKINRVVFVGNFLRVNTLSMKLLAYALDYWSKGQLKALFLEHEGYFGAVGALLGLPNFS